Below is a genomic region from Longimicrobium sp..
GCCAGCGAGAGCACGATGTCCAGGAAGCGCCGCCGCTCCCCCGGCCCGCCCGCGACGATCTCCACGTCGGACGGCGAAAAGATCACGGCGCCTACCTTCCCCAGCGCATCCCCCAGCCGCTCGGGCTCCGCGCCGCCGACGGTCACCTTCTTCTTCCTGCGGCGGCGCTCGAAGGCGGCGGCGAGGGTGCGCTCGCCGCCGTCCTCGCCGCGCAGAGTGCCCTCCACGCGGAAGACCTCTTCGCCGAAGCGCACGAGCTGCTCGTCCGGCGCGCCGCGAAAGGAGCGAAAGATCTCCAGATAGTAGACGGCCTCCAGCAGGTTCGTCTTCCCCTGCCCGTTGTCGCCCACGATGGCAACTCCCTGCGGCGGGATTTCGAGCACCTGCTCCGCGAAGTTGCGGTAGTTGCGGAGGTGGAGGCGGGCGAGGTGCAAGGAGGGGGGAATGGGGAATGGGGAAATGGGGAATGGGACTGACGACGGACCAGCCGTCTTTTTGTCATCCTGAGCGACGCGCCGCTCCGTCCTCGCCCGTGCTCTGGACTCTGGCGCGGAGTGAAGGATCTACTGCGCGTGGCGAGGGGCCCGTGGTCGCGCGCCGTCCTCTTGCCTCGCCGGCTAGATCCTTCAGTCGCCGCGGGAGCTTGGAAAGCACAGCAGATATCGGCCGGGCGGCTCCCTCAGGATGACAAAAATTCCGTGTCATCCTGAGCGACGCGCCTCTCCAGCGTTTACCGGTCCGCGAACTCTGGCGCGGAGTGAAGGATCTACTGCGCGTGGCGAGAGGCCCGTGCTCGCGCGCCGTCCTCCTGCCTCGCGGGCTAGATCCTTCGGTCGCCGCAGGAGTACGGCGCATCGGAAGCATCTGTCGGGCGGCTCCCTCAGGATGACAAGAGAAAAGGAACGGCTCAGGGCGTGTCGAACAGGTCGGGCGCGGCGGCTTCCTCAGGGGGACAGAGGGAGCGTTCGTGGGCGAGGAGCCAGCGCTTGATGGCGCTTCCGGGGCCGTCCGGGCCGGCGCCCATGAAGCCGCCGATGCCGCCTTTCGCGTCGAGTACGCGGTGGCAGGGGACAACGATGGGGATCGGGTTGTGGCGGTTGGCCTGGCCGACCGCCTGCGAGCCGCGCGGCACCCCGATCGCCACCGCCACGTCGCGGTACGAGCAGGTGCGGCCAAACGGAATCGCGCGCAGGGCCTGCCACACGCGCTGCTGGAAGTCCGTGCCCTCCGCCGCGAGCGGGAGGTCGAAGTCGCGACGCGCGCCGGCGAAGTACTCGCGCAACTGCTTCGCGATCTCCCAGCCGAGCGCATCGTCGCGGGTGGGCTCCACGCGGGTGCCGGCCGGCGGATGCTTCCCCTGCTCCCAGAAGTGCACCGCGTGCACCGCCGCCCCATCGTGCTCCACCAGCAACGGCCCCACCGGCGAAGCCAGCAGCAGCCGGTGAAGCGTGGATGACGGCGCCAGTCGCTTCGTCATTCCTACCGTCCGGTAAACTCCGCCCGCCGCTTCTCCAGAAACGCCGTCATCCCCTCGCGCATGTCCGTGGTGGAGGCGAGGAGGCCGAAGAGGTTCGACTCCAGCGCCAGCCCGTCATCCACCGACATCTCCAGCCCGCGCGTGGTGCACTCGATGGCGAGGCCCAGCGCGACGGGGCCGTTCTTGAGGATGCCCTTCATCATGGCGCGCGCGGCGTCCATCAGCTC
It encodes:
- a CDS encoding methylated-DNA--[protein]-cysteine S-methyltransferase, with translation MTKRLAPSSTLHRLLLASPVGPLLVEHDGAAVHAVHFWEQGKHPPAGTRVEPTRDDALGWEIAKQLREYFAGARRDFDLPLAAEGTDFQQRVWQALRAIPFGRTCSYRDVAVAIGVPRGSQAVGQANRHNPIPIVVPCHRVLDAKGGIGGFMGAGPDGPGSAIKRWLLAHERSLCPPEEAAAPDLFDTP